A genome region from Acetonema longum DSM 6540 includes the following:
- a CDS encoding formate--tetrahydrofolate ligase: MVWNPTVMKDWQIAEEAEKNLPTPEEYQEMLGLQKDELIPHGKTPKVDFLKVIDRLKDKPNGKYIEVTAITPTPLGEGKSTTSLGIMEGLGKRGANVGGALRQPSGGPTMNVKGTAAGGGNALLIPMTEFSLGLTGDINDIMNSHNLMMVALNARMQHEANYTDAELAKRGLKRLDIDPKKVEMGWVIDFCAQGLRNITIGLGGKNDGFLMQSKFGIAVSSELMAILAVAKDLADMRERVKHIVVAYDKQGKPVTAADLEVDGAVAAWMRNTINPSLCSTVERQPCFVHAGPFANIAIGQSSIIADRIGLKCFDYHVTESGFAADIGFEKFWNVKCRLSGLKPNVSVLVATVRALKMHGGGPAVVPGRPLPEEYTKENLQLLEKGCENMVHLINVIKKSGIKPVVCINSFYTDTKAEHALVKRIAEQAGARAAVSEHWLKGGDGALDLADAVMDACREEVDFKYLYPLEMPLRQRVEVIAKEVYGADGVDWEPLAAEKAKKFEADPKYADYSTMMVKTHLSLSHEPSWKGIPKGWRLPIRDVLVYGGAKFLCPMAGSISLMPGTGSDPAYRRIDVDVNNGKVSGLF; this comes from the coding sequence ATGGTATGGAACCCTACGGTAATGAAGGACTGGCAGATTGCGGAAGAGGCGGAAAAGAATCTGCCGACCCCGGAAGAATACCAGGAAATGCTGGGTTTGCAAAAGGATGAGCTCATCCCCCACGGCAAGACGCCGAAAGTGGATTTTCTGAAGGTCATTGATCGTCTGAAAGACAAACCCAATGGAAAATATATCGAGGTCACCGCCATTACTCCCACTCCGCTGGGAGAAGGCAAATCCACCACCTCCTTAGGCATCATGGAAGGTCTGGGCAAGCGCGGCGCCAATGTAGGCGGCGCCCTCAGGCAGCCTTCCGGCGGGCCGACTATGAACGTTAAAGGTACGGCCGCTGGCGGCGGCAATGCATTGTTAATCCCGATGACCGAGTTTTCTCTGGGACTGACCGGAGATATCAATGATATTATGAACTCCCATAACCTGATGATGGTTGCCCTGAATGCCAGAATGCAGCATGAAGCCAATTACACTGACGCCGAGCTGGCCAAACGGGGCCTGAAGCGGCTGGATATTGACCCGAAAAAAGTTGAAATGGGCTGGGTCATTGATTTTTGCGCCCAGGGCCTGCGCAACATCACCATCGGCCTTGGCGGCAAAAACGACGGTTTTTTGATGCAATCCAAGTTTGGTATTGCCGTGTCCTCCGAGTTGATGGCCATCCTGGCTGTGGCTAAAGACCTGGCGGATATGCGGGAGCGGGTTAAGCACATCGTAGTGGCTTATGATAAACAGGGCAAGCCGGTTACCGCCGCTGACCTGGAAGTAGACGGTGCTGTCGCCGCCTGGATGCGCAATACCATCAATCCGAGCCTGTGCAGCACCGTGGAACGGCAGCCTTGCTTCGTTCACGCCGGGCCTTTTGCCAACATCGCCATCGGTCAGTCCTCAATTATTGCCGACCGCATCGGGTTGAAATGTTTTGATTATCATGTTACGGAATCCGGGTTTGCCGCGGATATCGGGTTTGAAAAATTCTGGAACGTAAAGTGCCGCCTGAGCGGATTGAAACCCAATGTTTCAGTATTGGTGGCTACAGTCCGCGCGCTGAAAATGCACGGCGGCGGACCCGCTGTAGTGCCGGGCCGTCCTCTGCCCGAAGAGTATACCAAGGAAAACCTGCAACTGCTGGAAAAGGGCTGCGAGAATATGGTCCATTTGATCAATGTGATCAAGAAGTCCGGTATCAAGCCGGTGGTTTGCATTAACTCCTTCTATACCGACACCAAGGCTGAACACGCCCTGGTCAAACGGATCGCCGAGCAGGCGGGTGCCAGAGCCGCTGTCTCCGAACACTGGCTAAAGGGCGGAGACGGCGCTTTAGACCTGGCTGATGCCGTTATGGATGCCTGTAGGGAAGAAGTTGATTTCAAATATCTGTATCCCCTGGAAATGCCGCTGCGGCAGCGGGTTGAGGTTATTGCCAAGGAAGTTTACGGCGCTGACGGCGTAGACTGGGAACCTCTGGCGGCGGAAAAAGCGAAAAAGTTCGAAGCCGATCCCAAGTATGCCGATTATTCGACCATGATGGTCAAAACCCACTTGTCCCTGTCCCACGAGCCATCCTGGAAAGGCATACCCAAGGGATGGCGGCTGCCCATCCGGGACGTCCTGGTCTATGGCGGCGCTAAGTTCCTTTGCCCCATGGCCGGCAGCATCAGCCTGATGCCGGGAACCGGTTCCGACCCAGCCTATCGCCGGATTGATGTGGATGTGAACAACGGGAAAGTCAGCGGTCTGTTTTAA
- the folD gene encoding bifunctional methylenetetrahydrofolate dehydrogenase/methenyltetrahydrofolate cyclohydrolase FolD, with amino-acid sequence MPAQLLDGVKIAARLTETVKKEVETFQAKHGVRPGLTVIIVGEDPASKVYVNRKHKACAELGIASEVVRLPADIAEAQLLQEIDRLNGDPKVNGILVQLPVPKHINAEKVLEQISPKKDVDGFHPVNVGNLTVGKEWLVPCTPYGIVKMLEISGISIEGKQAVVLGRSNIVGKPMAMLLLSRNATVTVCHSKTQDLASVTRQGDIFVAAVGKPEFVTKDMVKPGAAVIDVGINRVGDKLVGDVKFDEVKEVAGYITPVPGGVGPLTIAMLLHNTVKAAQLQLGDR; translated from the coding sequence ATGCCGGCGCAGTTATTGGATGGGGTCAAGATTGCGGCGAGACTGACCGAGACTGTAAAAAAGGAGGTTGAGACATTTCAGGCAAAGCATGGCGTCAGGCCCGGTCTGACCGTCATCATTGTGGGTGAAGATCCGGCGTCGAAAGTATACGTAAACCGTAAACACAAAGCCTGTGCTGAACTGGGAATTGCCTCCGAAGTGGTCCGTCTGCCTGCAGACATAGCCGAGGCGCAGCTTCTGCAAGAAATTGACCGGCTGAACGGAGATCCGAAGGTCAACGGCATCTTGGTGCAGCTTCCCGTACCCAAACATATTAATGCGGAAAAGGTTCTGGAGCAAATCTCCCCGAAAAAAGATGTGGATGGCTTCCATCCGGTGAATGTGGGCAATCTGACTGTCGGCAAGGAATGGTTGGTCCCCTGTACACCTTATGGGATCGTAAAAATGCTGGAGATCAGCGGTATCTCCATCGAAGGTAAACAAGCGGTCGTCCTGGGCCGCAGCAATATTGTCGGCAAGCCTATGGCTATGCTGCTATTGTCCCGCAATGCTACAGTCACTGTTTGTCACTCCAAAACCCAGGATCTGGCCAGCGTGACCCGGCAAGGGGATATTTTCGTGGCTGCTGTCGGCAAACCGGAATTTGTCACCAAAGACATGGTTAAACCTGGCGCCGCAGTGATCGATGTGGGCATTAACCGGGTAGGCGATAAACTGGTAGGAGACGTAAAATTTGATGAAGTCAAAGAGGTGGCCGGCTATATTACTCCTGTGCCCGGCGGCGTAGGGCCTCTGACCATTGCCATGCTGCTGCATAATACAGTGAAAGCCGCCCAATTGCAGCTGGGAGACCGTTGA
- a CDS encoding DUF3786 domain-containing protein, which yields MQQVTYSLPDADNLRQAYHAAYGKACEAFRRWNPLDMAASSGSSWDDGSSSFLVHYISENYNVHFPSGEIISERGGDPVPITVKIVILHYLTRAGGQPLAHRWISFKEIPSAGMIYLEPFNKRVVNYLTGVFGRQPQLLTQAGLSLGGIAVDCGDYGIRFNLLPRLPVTYALWAGDEEFPPRATVLFDATAPFYLPTEDLIVAAGYGVSQLAKTVKNGKSSNPSAAT from the coding sequence ATGCAGCAGGTGACTTATTCGCTGCCGGATGCGGATAACCTGCGCCAGGCCTATCACGCGGCTTACGGAAAGGCTTGTGAAGCTTTCCGACGCTGGAATCCGCTGGATATGGCGGCTAGCAGTGGCAGCAGCTGGGATGACGGCAGCAGTAGTTTTTTAGTTCATTATATAAGTGAAAATTATAACGTACATTTTCCCTCCGGTGAGATTATCTCCGAGAGGGGTGGAGACCCGGTACCTATTACGGTAAAAATCGTCATCCTGCACTATTTGACTCGGGCCGGTGGGCAGCCTCTGGCTCACCGCTGGATCTCCTTTAAGGAAATTCCCTCGGCGGGTATGATTTATCTGGAGCCGTTTAACAAACGGGTTGTCAATTATCTGACCGGCGTTTTCGGGCGTCAGCCCCAACTCCTGACTCAGGCCGGGTTGTCCTTGGGCGGTATTGCGGTAGATTGCGGCGATTACGGCATCCGGTTCAATCTTTTGCCCCGATTGCCGGTCACTTACGCCCTGTGGGCCGGCGATGAAGAATTTCCGCCGCGGGCTACCGTGTTGTTTGATGCTACGGCTCCCTTTTATCTGCCCACCGAAGATTTGATCGTGGCGGCCGGGTATGGGGTGAGTCAGCTGGCGAAGACAGTAAAAAACGGCAAAAGCAGCAACCCCTCTGCGGCTACATAA